A genomic region of Anopheles bellator unplaced genomic scaffold, idAnoBellAS_SP24_06.2 scaffold01474_ctg1, whole genome shotgun sequence contains the following coding sequences:
- the LOC131214589 gene encoding uncharacterized protein LOC131214589 translates to MVANDATETPPTATPVPPREYHAIREIYSTNFRRVVLETNRTVVVNFYSIQCAFCGILSHYLLTVSRLLRHQPQLEFVRIDGERNDLDWEYTMDVFPALIIFPGGRKSESRIFPHTERINVPNVLSFVLSNLSPTERLHATFLLCSTANKASSTDCLNMLQYELSEGIRVGLRDWRRQPCARERILRRLQLLKHSYLDTLRCLSHSCDLKRLANSRKQILQLWPIVAPSERVC, encoded by the exons CTCCGGTGCCACCGCGAGAATATCACGCGATACGGGAAATCTATTCGACCAACTTTCGGCGCGTCGTGCTCGAGACGAATCGCACGGTGGTGGTCAACTTTTACTCGATCCAGTGTGCCTTCTGCGGCATCCTGTCGCACTACTTGCTGACAGTGTCCCGTTTACTGCGCCATCAACCGCAGCTCGAGTTCGTGCGCATCGACGGTGAGCGCAACGATCTCGACTGGGAGTACACGATGGACGTGTTTCCTGCGCTCATCATCTTCCCCGGCGGCAG GAAATCGGAAAGCCGCATCTTTCCACACACCGAACGGATCAATGTGCCGAACGTGCTTAGCTTCGTGTTGTCCAATCTCAGCCCTACCGAGCGTTTGCATGCCACTTTCCTACTCTGCAGCACCGCG AATAAGGCCTCCAGTACCGATTGCCTCAACATGTTGCAGTACGAGCTGAGTGAGGGCATTCGGGTGGGATTGCGCGACTGGCGTCGGCAACCGTGCGCCCGGGAGCGAATCTTACGCCGCCTGCAGCTACTGAAGCACTCCTACCTGGACACGCTCCGCTGTCTTAGTCATTCCTGTGATCTGAAGCGGTTGGCGAACAGCAGAAAGCAGATTCTGCAACTGTGGCCAATCGTTGCACCGTCGGAGAGGGTCTGCTGA